From the genome of Prosthecobacter dejongeii, one region includes:
- a CDS encoding replication initiator protein A — MEEDLSKIKKAKAVPEDLFPDLPSEYQDGRDELNLAEFPISAIGSRSDPSVKTLRFEDRTFDKASGEMIHRRLTITASDEHGLPTTADDEVLLGLLQMSRLQKFESPSVTFTPYQLIRILGWTVSTYNYKRIREAIDRWLGVTLYYENAWRDKKTGQWVDASFHFIEFAEFYKPGREGVMAQEGSSVIKWNDLIFRNFKEGNLKTLDFHFYRSLESGIAKRMFRFLDKRFHFRPRLSFALEAFACEKIGLTRPTKISYTGRASVDVAQIKRRLMPGIKELEALKFITVMSEKNRFTKDSAGVWQIHFERYFDAPIEAQAQPVLEMKVEDVSVLEGRLIGHGVSKSQARRLVSEFDNDRIEIQLEALEFLLAKGGDTAPVNRGGWLSKAIAENYGPPKGFKSRAQLEHEAHERAETLRKREEQRRKKKLEDEAREADQKAKEAAENRKVEAYLASLTPQERQKLENDATADSPFANREGSVFRKAVIYSHALKLLKELEAQADEN; from the coding sequence GTGGAGGAAGATTTGTCAAAAATCAAAAAGGCGAAAGCAGTCCCAGAGGACTTGTTTCCCGATCTTCCCTCCGAGTATCAAGACGGCCGCGATGAACTGAATCTGGCGGAATTTCCCATTTCAGCCATTGGAAGCAGATCAGATCCTAGCGTTAAGACCCTCAGATTCGAGGACCGGACCTTTGACAAGGCCAGTGGGGAGATGATTCACCGACGGCTCACCATCACAGCCAGTGATGAACACGGACTGCCGACAACGGCAGATGACGAGGTTTTGCTTGGCTTGCTCCAGATGAGCCGCCTTCAAAAATTCGAGTCGCCTTCCGTTACGTTCACCCCATACCAGCTCATTCGGATTCTTGGCTGGACCGTTTCGACCTACAATTACAAGCGTATTCGCGAGGCGATTGATCGCTGGCTAGGCGTTACGCTCTACTACGAGAACGCCTGGAGAGACAAAAAAACAGGGCAGTGGGTCGATGCCAGTTTTCACTTCATCGAGTTTGCCGAGTTCTACAAGCCAGGCAGGGAAGGGGTGATGGCTCAGGAAGGTTCATCGGTCATCAAGTGGAACGATCTGATTTTCAGGAACTTCAAAGAGGGCAATCTCAAGACTTTGGATTTCCACTTCTACCGCTCCCTTGAGAGCGGCATCGCCAAGAGAATGTTCCGATTCTTGGACAAGCGCTTTCATTTTCGTCCCCGTCTGAGCTTTGCGCTGGAAGCGTTTGCCTGTGAAAAAATAGGGCTCACGCGCCCGACCAAAATCAGCTACACGGGCAGGGCCTCGGTGGACGTGGCGCAGATCAAGCGTCGTTTGATGCCTGGTATCAAGGAACTGGAGGCGCTAAAATTCATCACGGTGATGTCGGAGAAAAACCGGTTCACGAAAGACTCTGCAGGAGTCTGGCAGATCCACTTTGAGCGCTATTTTGATGCCCCAATCGAGGCACAGGCTCAGCCAGTTCTGGAAATGAAGGTTGAGGACGTAAGCGTTCTTGAGGGGAGACTCATTGGGCACGGCGTGAGCAAATCCCAAGCCCGTCGTCTTGTGTCTGAGTTCGACAATGACCGAATAGAGATTCAGCTCGAAGCCCTGGAGTTCTTGCTCGCCAAGGGCGGGGACACAGCACCCGTGAACCGTGGCGGATGGCTTTCAAAAGCCATCGCGGAAAACTATGGCCCGCCCAAAGGCTTCAAGAGCCGCGCTCAGCTTGAGCATGAGGCTCACGAAAGAGCCGAAACATTGCGAAAACGAGAAGAGCAGCGCCGCAAAAAGAAGCTCGAAGACGAGGCGCGGGAAGCAGACCAGAAAGCCAAGGAAGCCGCCGAGAATCGCAAGGTTGAAGCCTATCTGGCAAGCCTCACCCCCCAGGAGCGGCAGAAGCTTGAAAACGATGCCACCGCAGATTCTCCTTTTGCCAATCGGGAAGGGTCTGTTTTCAGAAAAGCCGTCATTTACAGCCATGCTTTGAAGCTCTTGAAGGAGCTGGAAGCACAAGCTGATGAAAACTAG